The Desulfococcus multivorans DNA window ACCAACGGCAAGGGAATTAAATATGCCGAGATCCCCGGAAGTGGGCCTGATCCTCTTCTCCTGCCGGGCAGAGATGGGGCGGAAGCCTGGGCCGTGGTTGAATCGGAGCTTGATGCCTACCTCATCCACCAAGAAGCCGGAGATCTTGTCAACGTCCTGGGCCTGGGAAGCACGACAGCGAGGCCGACGGTGCAAATGTTGCAGGTCATGGCAGGGAAAAGGGTCCTGCTATGCCTCGACCATGACGCCGCCGGCTGGAGGGCAACCGATAGGTTGCCGGGCGAATACTGGCCGGTGCCGGAAGGGAAAGACCCCGGAGAGTACCACCAGGCCGGGGGAGATATCCGCGCATGGATTGAGGCGAGACTGAAAGAGAGTGTCGCGTCAGAGGCACATCAGGAAGCGAGAGAGCCTATCCAGAATGACGATGCCGGGGAGATCAAGGAAGACAAGGGTCCTTCCCTGCCATGCGGAAACCCGGAATTCCGATGTTACCACCTTCGGGGCGGTCAATGCTTTTACAAATCGAATTGGGGACCGATAGCCGAACTCGACCGATGTCCCATGATTTACGGTCTTGGGCATGGTGAGGCGCATCCGGATCTTGATGCGCTTGAGAGACAACGAACCAAACACGGGCTTGACCCGGAACTCATGTGGATTTACGGAGGCGCAAAACATGACCACTAAACGCAAAACCCGGAAGCAGGGCATCACCAGGGGGGATATTCAACGTTTTCGCCGCGACTTGTGGGATTTTCGATGGCATACCATTGTAGTTGCCGAATGGGTCCACCGGAAGAAAGAGTTGGTGAACTGCCTGGAGCGGGAGGCCGATGTTCTGGCCGAGCTATGGCGCACAATGCCCGACGATGTAAAGAAACAATTCAATGCGTCTAAAAGGCGGATCGATAGGGAGCTGAGACGGAGCTTTTTGTTCCCACTACAGGCGGTGTTTGTAGTGAAAGAACTCCCGATGCGTGGTAGAATAGATTCACTTTTGGAGGGATTCACCGCCTGACAGATTCACCCTGGTTTTTACTCTTTATCCCATATCAGCATTAATAATTGTTTATTTTGTGTTGACAAAAAGTTCACGGGGGATATACTGACCCAAAATCCTCTCAAGTTTTCCCTCTTTTTTTATCCCTCTCAAGGCAGTTTCAAACCAAATTAAAAACAGATTCAAGCCGGATTCAAAAGTGAAACAAAAAAAGCTCAAAAGCGAATCCGCTCAAAAAATCACCAATATTTCATAGCAAAAACAGATAGTTACATGGTTTCATAGGGGGTGAATCTGGGGTGAATCCCGGTGAAACTTTGAAACCCTGAAAAGCCCTTAAAGGCAAAAGTGAATCCTGAATCCGGGATTCACTTTTACACATACGGATTCACCCAAGTTTCACCCCAGGTGAATCTTTGTAAGTATCTAAAATCCCTCTTAAAGAAAAGTGAATCTATACAAGATTTCACTATTTACTCTATAAAAAAAATACTCTTATTTTATATAAGAGAAAAGTTATAGGGTTTAACTTTTATTATAGAGCCGGTCTCGTTCCCGTTTAGCATTGAAAAGCGGCCAAGAGCTAAGCGAAAGCCATAGTTCAGACGCGAACTATTCTGGGCAAGGGTAGGGTATGGGTCGCCTTACTCTTGCAATAATCTCTATCTGCCAACCAACAAGTAGCGCTTAAATTTGGACGCTCTCCCTCAAGCCCATAGGAGTGATCGGCAACAGGGAAAAGTCGTTAACATAAGCAGGGTACTGGTGTGGTGTGAGGCGCGTGGGGGGGTATACCCCTTTTTTCAGGGCGGGGAATGGGTCCCATACTACCTACCCAACCCATAAGGTTTGATCTGACCGGGCAGCAAGAAATAACCCATGAAAAGCCGAACGTCCTTCCCGGTCAGAATCAAACCTGAGTTCATGAAGCCCGGTTTTAAAGGAGCCAATTATAAGGGGATTGCTTTGAACAGATTGCTGATCTTACAGATATGTCGAAGCGTTTTGGAGGAGCCATCACTGCCTCGACGCGAAAACTTTGCCGAAGACAGTGATGATGCCGTTTAAAGTCGCTATGAATAGCCGTCTATTTTGCTGATATTCCGAGTAAAGGCCGCAGCCGGCCTGGCCGCGCCAACGATTCGGTTTTGCGGTTCAAGGCTCGCTCTTTGAAAACCATTTTTACGGGTCGCTGAAGCTACCCGGGTCCGCGATATTCCGGCACCTGGTGCGGCAGCACCGAATAGCAATATTTCAGCTCGCCTCCGCAATCCGGGCAGGTCGGCCCGCTCTTTTCACGGGTATCCCTGGGCGTTTCCGGAACCACCAGCTCAAAGGCGTGCATCATCTCGATGGATGCCCGGACGTTTTCAAGCGGAACGCCGCTGCAGGAGTGCATGAACCCATAGTAGCGCACCTTCATGAATCCGGGCGGCAGGGAATGCTGCAAAAACCGGCTCATAAAATCCTGGGCATCGAGCTCCATGTAGCGGGTGCGACGGCTCTTCGGCTTTTTATACGAAAACGTGACCGTGCCGTCGGCTGCATCGACGATCCGATGATCGGAGATCGCCACCTTGAATACATAGTGCGACAGATAGCGGATGCTCTGCTCGGCCGCCCCGACCGGCTGGATGTTCACATTCCAGCCTTCCCGGAAAATACCTGGGTCGATAAGGCGGCTCATGCCGGCGTCACGCATCAGGTCCCTGAATTTCGCCCGACAGATCCGGGACAGCGCTTTGTTGGGAACATAGAAGTCCGGCCTGGACGGATGCCATGCGTTGTCGTCTTTTGACCATGCCCCGCCGGCAACCACATAATGGATATGTGGATGGTAGTTCAAGGTTCGGCCCCAGGTGTGGAGCACGCCGAAGAAGCCGGGGACATCTCCGCCGATGAACTTTCCATCCCTGACCAACTTTTTCATGGCCGCCGAAGACGCCTTGAAAAGGGCGTCATAGGCAATGCTCTGCCGGCTTCTGAAAAAGCGACGAATCTCCTTCGGGACGGTGAAGGTGATCATGAAATATGGCCCCGGCACCTGTCGGTCCAACTGGCGATCCATCCAGTCCAGTGCCTTTTGATTCTGGCATGCCGGGCAGTGGCGGTTGCCGCAGGAGCGAAAAATATGGTGGTGTTTTCCACATCCGGCGCATTCGTATACGGTCATACCGCATGCCGGTGTTCGGCATGACAGGATGGCATCGATGACGCTCCGGTGGTTCCGGGGCATCCGGTCACCGTATTTTTCAAGATATGCCGGCGCATGCTCGCGAAAGATGTTTTGAATGGCGACCATTTTCGAAACCCCTCATGCTCTGGTTGATGATCTGATAGGCATCCTCCTGTCCTTTTTGGGTGAGATGCAGATAGACCATAGTGGTTTCGAGCCTGGCATGTCCCAGGTAGCGCTGGATGACCCGAATGTTCACGCCCTGCTCCAGCAAATAGGTTGCATAGGAGTGGCGAAGGGTATGAATGGAAACGTGTCGTTTAATAATGCCGGCCTGCTCTCTTGCAGCCCGAAAGGCGCCCTGAACGCTGTCAATGGACATCGGGGTTTCGGACGTGGAAGCGCTCTTTCCGCTCCTGCCCAGAGCCGGGAAGATCAGAACGGGATTTCGATGGACCAGCCAGTATCGACGGAGCAAGTGGTAGGTTTCCTCG harbors:
- a CDS encoding CHC2 zinc finger domain-containing protein, yielding MDLQSIIQRDGFTLKREAGTNGGELAGPCPFCGGEDRFRVWPEKGRYWCRQCRAGGDAIQYLREREGMTYREACAAIGVEPKNARSPARQEEPGWLSVEWQTATWALLEETRLSLQWYEPAKNYLKGRGLNDETISMLGYNPTSAHMDRAAWGLPNETNPRTGGPKRVWIPRGIVIPNVLDDGLIHRLRIRLPPDEFERSKEWTNGKGIKYAEIPGSGPDPLLLPGRDGAEAWAVVESELDAYLIHQEAGDLVNVLGLGSTTARPTVQMLQVMAGKRVLLCLDHDAAGWRATDRLPGEYWPVPEGKDPGEYHQAGGDIRAWIEARLKESVASEAHQEAREPIQNDDAGEIKEDKGPSLPCGNPEFRCYHLRGGQCFYKSNWGPIAELDRCPMIYGLGHGEAHPDLDALERQRTKHGLDPELMWIYGGAKHDH
- a CDS encoding IS91 family transposase; protein product: MVAIQNIFREHAPAYLEKYGDRMPRNHRSVIDAILSCRTPACGMTVYECAGCGKHHHIFRSCGNRHCPACQNQKALDWMDRQLDRQVPGPYFMITFTVPKEIRRFFRSRQSIAYDALFKASSAAMKKLVRDGKFIGGDVPGFFGVLHTWGRTLNYHPHIHYVVAGGAWSKDDNAWHPSRPDFYVPNKALSRICRAKFRDLMRDAGMSRLIDPGIFREGWNVNIQPVGAAEQSIRYLSHYVFKVAISDHRIVDAADGTVTFSYKKPKSRRTRYMELDAQDFMSRFLQHSLPPGFMKVRYYGFMHSCSGVPLENVRASIEMMHAFELVVPETPRDTREKSGPTCPDCGGELKYCYSVLPHQVPEYRGPG